The Sinorhizobium fredii USDA 257 region GAAAAGGGGGCGGCCAAGGCCGCTCCCGCTGCAGCGGTGTACTCGGTCCGCCGCCCTCGCTCGGCGACCGCTAAGAAGATGTTTCCCTATCTTCTTGTCGGACCCGCGGTCCTGTACCTGCTTGCGATCACGCTCTACCCTGGCCTGTTCGCTATGTATCAGAGCCTTTTCGTCGTCAAGTTCGTGAACTGGTCGTGGGCCGGCCTCGGGAACTACACGCGCATCATCCAGGATCGGGAATTCTGGGCTGCACTCGGCAACACTGCGATTATAGGCGGCCTGTCGTTGTCCCTCCAGACAATCATAGCAATGACAGTTGCGTTCTTTTGCTACCGCGATCCATTTGTACGTGGCTGGCGGATCGTCTTCCTGATGCCCATGCTGTTCATGCCGTCTGCGGTAGCATTCATCTGGAAGCTCGCCTTCAACGACGGCCGCGTGATTTCCGATCTGCTAATGTCGGTCGGATTGGCGTCGAACAATGTCGATTGGCTGTCGTCCGTATGGCTGGCGCGGCTGACCCTCATTGTTGCCGATGTCTGGCAGTGGACTCCCTTCCTCTTCATCATCTTTGTCGGTGCCCTCCAGGGGCAGGACGAGGAAATTGAAGAAGCCGCTCGGCTCGATGGGGCAAGCTGGTCGAGCATCTTCTGGAACATCTCGCTTCCGATGATGCGGCCGATCATCGTCGTCGCGGTAACGCTGCGAGGCATCGATATCACGACAATGTTCACCAATGTCTACATTATGACCCAGGGCACACCTGGCGGCGCGACAGAGACAATGAGCTACTTCATCTATCGCCAGGGCTTCCGGATGTTCAACTTCGGTTATGCATCCGCCGCCTCTGTCCTGATGCTCCTCATCACGATTGTCATCGCCCAAACGATCGTCAAGCGTGCATTCAAGTCAGGAAAGTCGTGACATGGCCAGCATTCGCAAATCCGGTGGTGACAACCTTCTTGTCCGCTACATCATCCTCGTCAGTTGGGCGTTGGTCTGCGTGGTGCCAATCCTGTGGTTCCTGACGATCGGCTTCCGCCCGCGCACCGAGATCATTGTTCCAGAACCCATCTATTGGCCGACCTGGAGCCTGGATGCATGGCGCCTGCTTGTAAGCGATTGGCCCATCGCGCTCTACCTACGAAACTCGATTCTGGCTGTAGCCGGGTCCGTCGTCATCGACCTTGTTCTTGCGATCCCCGCAGCCTTTGCGCTTGCTCGATACGAGTTCAAGGGCCGCGAAGACATCGGCTTCTATATCCTTTCCACGCGGATGATGGCCCCGGCGATCGTCGCTGTGCCGATCTTCTTCCTGTTCAAGAACATCGGCCTGCTCGACTCCGTCTGGGCGCTCATGCTCATCTACGCGGCCATCAATCTCAGCCTCGTGACCTGGATCATCCGTAGCTACATGCTGGATATCCCGAAGGAGCTCGAGGACGCGGCGCGGACCGACGGCGCAGGCGACCTGACCATTCTGTGGGAAATCATGATCCCGGCCTGTCTGCCCGGCATCATTACAGCGGCGGTCATCGCGGCCATTTTCGCCATCAATGAGTTTCTCTTCACACTCCTCATCGCCTCGACGTCGAAAGCCTACACGATGTCGGTTGCGCTCGCCAACTTCACCGGCGGCTCCGATGGGGTGATCTACAACGCAATCGCACTTGTCTCGTTCATCGCCTTCGCGCCGATCCTGATCCTCGTGATCCTGATCCAGAAGCATCTTTCGCGCGGGCTGACGATGGGTGCCGTGAAAGGATAAACCATGGCTTCCATTCTACTCAAGAACGTCGTCAAGAGCTTCGGCTCGTTCGTCGGCGTACAGGACATGAACCTCGACGTTGTCGACGAAGAGTTCCTGGTACTTCTGGGCCCATCTGGTTGCGGAAAAACGACGACCATGCGGATGATTGCTGGCCTTGAACACCCGACGGAAGGCGAGATCCACATCGGCGGCGAGTTGATGAACGAAATCGACGCCCGTGACAGGGACGTGGCCATGGTTTTTCAGGGATATGCCCTTTATCCGAACATGTCGATCTACGAGAACATCCGCTTCCCGCTGAGGATGCGTCAGGTGCCGAAGGCAAAGCATGATGACCTCATCCGGCGCGCGGCGGAGATGGTCGAATTGGGTCCTTTCCTGGATCGCAAACCTGGCGCCCTCTCAGGGGGACAGCGCCAGCGTGCGGCACTCGCGCGTGCAATCGTGCGTCACCCGCAGGTATTCCTCATGGACGAGCCTTTGTCCAATCTGGACGCGAAGCTTCGTGCCAGCATGCGCGTACAGATCAAGCATATGCAACGCGAACTGAGGGTGACCACTGTGTACGTGACCCACGACCAGATCGAGGCGATGACGCTGGCAGATCGCATCGTGATCATGAACAAGGGCGTCATCCAGCAAATCGGGGCGCCGGACGACATCTATTCGAACCCGGCCAACACCTTCGTGGCCGGCTTTATCGGCTCGCCGCCGATGAACCTCATCCCCGGCACGGCACAAAACGGCACCTTCTCAGCCGCGGGCGTTAGGGTTCCTTGCCCTGCAAGTCTCTCCGGAAACATCACGCTTGGCGTCCGTCCGGAGGACTGTCAGGTTGGCGGAGACAACCTTCAGGGGCAGGTCTACGGGGTGGAGCCCACGGGCGACATCACCTACCTCACAGTACGCACGGGAAACAAGAACATCGAGATCAAGACGGGGCGTGAATTCCGCGCCCCAATCGACAGCGCCATTGCCGTGGGTTTTGACACAAGTCGCCTCTACTTCTTCGGCGAAGACGGCAATCGAGTTGGGGTGAATTGATGTCGACGACATTCGATCTCAGCTGCGTAGGCTTCTACACCTTCGACGCCCTCTGCCGGCCGGTAGCCAACATACCGCGGGGTGGCCAGACATATTTCGTGGAGGACTATACACTTGCGGTCTCGGGCGCGGCGGGATCTGCCGCCATCGTCGCCGCCAAATACGGCCTGCGCGTACAGGCGGTCGGAGGTGTCGGGTACGACGACATGGGAGATTGGGTCCGCATGAAGCTCAGCTCATACGGGGTGGACATACGTATGATGCAGCGCTGCGAGGGCTTCTCGACCTCTTCCTCGATCGTGACCACGCGTCCGGACGGCACGCGGCCGGCCCTGCACAAACGGGGCGCCACGGACGCATTCTACGTATCAGATTCAGACATCGATGGATTGCTCGACACGAAAATCCTGCATATCGGCGGCGTTGGCCTCATGAATCGCATGGATGACACCGGCAGGACGGCGGAACTGATGTCAGAGGCGCGCCGTCGGGGCGTGATCACCACTCTTGACGTTTTCGCTTCGACGCCGGAAGACCTTCCGAAGGTCGAGGCTCTTCTTCCCCACACCGACTATTTCCTTCCATCCGAAGAGGAGGCCAAGGCGCTATCCGGATTGAGGGAGAACCGCGACCTTGCCCGCTTCCTGCTGAGCAGGGGCGCCGGGTGCGTCATCCTGACACTTGGTGCCGATGGCGCCTATTATGTCGACCAGACGGGCCTGGAGTTCCATTCTCCAGCCTTCCAGGTTGAGGTAAAATGTACCTGCGGATGTGGAGATTGCTTCAATGGTGGATTTGCCACTGGCCTCGTCAAGGGCCTTTCTCCCTATTTCGCGGTCGAGCTCGGCCAAGCGTCTTCGGCGCTTAACGCGACTGGTCTCGGAAGCCAGGCGGGCGTTGCAAGTTACGAGGCGACCCGACGATTTATAGAGTCCACTCCGAGACGCGGAGGAGCTATGTTGGCGGAAGCCGGCGTAGCGAAAGCGATGCAGTAGTGTCATGGGGGTAGGTCATGGGCGTGCGGCCACAATTCGCTCCAGACGCAGCGCAACTGAAGGACGTGCTGCGTGGATTGCGATATGCTTTGAGGAGAGGATGTGACGCCGTGCAGGAGACGGCGCCGACCAAGCTTCCTCCCCCTGCTTCCAGGATCGCGTTGACAGCACTCCGGGAAATGGGCCTGCTTGCTCGCAGCGTCGACCAGATGGTAAGCAGCGTCGTACATACGGTTTTCGGCGAGGTGACGCTTGGATCTCACAAGCTCCAGGACATGATGGCGCCTGGTGGGCAATCGGAGGAATTCTCCGCTGTATTCTACGAGACGATGAAAATCGTCCTCAGCCAGCTGGGCGCCAGCAGGGCGTTGGTCAGCCAGAGCGCCGGGCGAAAGGCCTTTGGCCAGGTCACGTCTCGCGATGCACCCGAGACTTTCGCCGCGCAACTAGCCCTCCAGCTTCTAAGGGAAGAGCCTATCAGGATCGACTATCTGGACGCCCATTCCCCCGTCTCGAAGGAAGCCGTCGCGCAGGTGGCCGTCTTCTCCGTCTTGCTGTACCTGCTGTCGGACCGCGACAACGGAGATTACGCGAAGATGATTCAGGCCGCGACCAATCTAGCGACTGCGCTTCAGGACGAGATTTCACAAGCCTTCCGGACGCAGAACGTCGCCGTGCTGTCTTCACTTTTTGGGAGGTACGCGGCCCATGTTTGATCTTTCCCAGTTGATCTCGCATCTGCCGCCGACGAACAAGCCCCTGCGGATCGCTGCGAGACAGCTCCACTGGTTCAGAACGGCGTTCGAAGCGCATGCGAAATTGTGCGGTGAGCTCATGGGATGTCGCTTTCAGATCGACGAGCTGAAACTTGCGCGTGCCTTTGTCCGTTGCCTGAAAAACATAGAGCAACAAAGGCCGGCTAAGAAAACCGAACGCCGCGAGTTCTTCGAATTTGCTCCGTCGCTGATGTTGAGCGAACTCATAGCCGAGATGCCCCTCGTTGCGACCACGCCTCGACAGCAGGCCGCTCACGGATCTGCCGCCGAGTTTTGGCCCGAAGGCTATGTCGCCACGACGTTCTGCCTCACGGTATACGCAGCGACAATCGATCAGGAATTCCACGCGGAGATCGAGATAGACCAGGTAATCGATGACCTGCGAAGTTGGTGGTCTTTCCGAGAGAACGCCAACGAGGATACAAGCTATGCGGCTGGTTTCCTCCAGAAGGTGCTTGGCAACAAGCCAAACTGGGCGATGCCGGCAAACTTCGCGGCCCGCCGCCGAAGTCCGCTGTGAAGATTTGACGGCTGTTGCAGAGCAGATCGTTCTGTTCGCGTACTGTCCACTGGCCGGCGAAGTCAAATCCGATCTTCAACCAGGGCATTCGGAGCCTGCGATGGTCGCCCGACTGTATTGAATAATGATCGGAAGCTCCCGACGGAGATTCTTCCTGCAGCCGGCCAGCGCTCGTGGTAGCGATTGGCGCACAGCTGCCGCCGACGCTCCGTTTCAACGCCGACCCAACGAAGACGCATACATGCGACCGTCCTTCGTGCCTTCTAGCTATACCGTGGACATGCTGCGAGCGTGACACGTTTGCAGAGTGGCGTCGATTTCATACTGCTGGCGGGTGACATCCCACCCAAGGATTTCGGCGGCGATCTCCGCCGCCTCCGTGATTACCGCAACGGAAAGGCGGCCGGAGAGGGCGATGTCGGTGCGGCGGAACAGGAGGTCGGTGAGTCGGCCCACGCATTCGTTCCGGCAGATCCAGGCGAGCTCAACCCGGCCGTAGGCGGGCAGCGACCGCAGTGGACGGTCTCCGTTCGCTCCCACCGCCTCCGCCACCAGCCGGGCGCGGGTGCCGTAACGGCGCAGCAGGTCGGCCGCGGCCTCGCGCGAGCGTGTGCTTTGCGAGAGCGCGTCGACGAAGCCCCGGGCAGCATCCGCGTCGCCGGGATAGTCGCGTCCGCCGCCTATCGGCATTTCCCGTGTCGACGCACGACGTCTGCGGCCGAGAAGGCCGAGCACGAGGTCGGCGGCCTCCTCCGAAAAGCCGCGATAGGTGGTCCACTTGCCGCCGATCAATGAAATGAGCGGGGTGCGGCCGTCCGGCATCACGTCGCGCACGATCGTATGGTCGCGGCTGACGGCACCCGGGTCGAGGCCCTCGCTCCGCGGCAGCGGGCGGACGCCACAATAGGCCATGATGATCTCCTCCGGCCGAATCTCGATGTTGGGGAAGACCGCGCGCGTCACCGACGAGAGATAGCGACGCTCCTCCGCGTCGCAGACGGAGCTGTCCGGATCGTCGACGGGAATGTCGGTAGAGCCGATGAGTACATTTCCCATGAAGGGATAAAGCAAGTTGACGCGGCCGTCGGCCGTGCCGAAATAGACCATCCGGCCGCTGAGCGCCCTGTGGAGCCTCTCATTGCGGACGATCAGGTGCGAGCCCTTGTTGCCGCCCATGTGCCGCGTCTCGATGCCGAGCGCCCGATTGACCGCGTCAATCCACGCGCCGCCGGCATTAACGACGACGTCGGCTGTAACCGTCGCCCTTTCGCCTGTGAGCGCGTCGGCGAGCACGACGCCGCCCCGGCCGTCACCCGAAGCGGCGACGTGGTTGAGCGCGACTGCCTGCGGGCTATCGCCCATGCCGTCGATGAGGAGTTCCAGGCCGAGCCGCTCGGCATGGGTGATGCGGCCCTCGTAATAGATGCCGGCGGCAACGATATCTTTGGTGAGTTCCGGCATCGCCACACGTATCGCGCGCTTCAGCCGCATTCGGTGGTTGGGCATGGTGCGGAAGTGCCGGCCGAACAGATCGTAGAGGAGCAGTCCGATTTCGGTGATAACCGCACCCCGGTCGTTGAGCTTCGCCTTCAAGCCGAAGAAGCGCTTGACCGAAGGCACGATGCCGCCGAACCAGGACCGGACGGGCAGCACCGTCTCGAGCGGCTTAACGTAATGCGGCGCGTTCTTCAGGAGCAGGTTGCGCTCCATCGCCGACTGGCGTACCAGGCGGACCTCCCCCGTCTCCAGATATTTTATCCCGCCGTGGATGAGTCGTGAGGGCGCCGCGCTCGCGCCGGAACAGAAGTCGCCCTTGTCGACCAGCAGGCAATCAACGCCTTGCGCCGAAAGGTCGCGGAACAGGCCGCAGCCGTTGATGCCGCCACCTATGATGACGATGGGATAATGCGCCTTCAGCGCGCCGAGGCGCCCTGCCATTGTCGCTCCGAACGTCATGCGTTGATGACAGCGACCTTCACGGCGCTGCCCCCCTCGGCTGTCTGAAGCGCAATGCCGATGTCCTTGAGCTCGAAGCGGTGGGTCAGCATCGAATCGACCTCGACGCGGCCGGAGGCAATCATGTCGAGCGACTTCTCAAACTGCAGGCGGTTCAGCCCGAAGGAGCCGGTGACGAGCAGCTCGTTGTAGTGGATGAGATTTACGTCCATCGTCGCCATTTCGGCGGAGGAGAAGCCGGCAAAGAGGCTCACACTGCCCCGGTGGCGCACGAGCGAGAGGGCGTCGTTAACCAGTTTCGCAACTCCGATCGCGACGATCAGCTTGTCGGCGCCGAGCCCGTTCGTGCTTGCGTGCACGATCGCCCGCAGATCCTCGTTGACAGGATCGATCGCGATGTCGGCGCCGGCGGAGATCGCCGCCTCACGGCGCGATGCGCTCGGCTCGCTGACGATGATCCGATGGGCGCCGGACAGGCGCGCGAGCTTGATGTGAAGCAGGCCGATCGGGCCGGAGCCGAGGACGACCACAGTGTCGCCCACGTCGATGCCGATCTTCTCTTGGCCGTTCAAAACGCAGGAGAGCGGCTCGACGAGGGCCGCCGTCTCCCAGCTCACGTTCTCGGGGATGTGGAAGACGTTGCGCGCCTGGATAGCGCGAGCTGGAATGCGGATGTACTCGGCAAACGCACCGTCGAGCTCGTAGCCGATCGCCGTCAGGTTCTGGCAGATGTTCTCGTAGCCGCGCTTGCAATAGTCGCAGTAGCCGCAGGGTATGGCCGGACAGACGGCGACCGCCGCGCCGCAGGAAAAGCCGCCGTTGCCGCCGGTGTCGACGATCTCGCCGGCGAATTCGTGGCCGATTATCGAGGGATACCGAATGCCGGCGGTTTTGCGGCCGCGGAAGATGCGGATGTCGGTGCCGCAGACTGTGGCCGCGCGCACGCGGATGAGAAGGTCGCCCGCCGCCAGCACAGGGTCGGGCACGATTTCGAACGATAGGTCATTCGGTGCTCTGAGCAAGCCAGCCTTCATCGGCATCTCCTTAACTGATGCACACATGTACGTTGCTGTGAACAAATATGCAAGCCCACAATCGCTTAACCCGCTCTAAGCCGAAGCTTGCCCGACTTTCATCCACCCCACCGACGTGCTTTTTCAGTTCGATAACAGCCGCATATGCGCGATCGTCGCGCGATCTCCAAAAGTGGTTGACATCAACATAAAATATCGCACATTGTATTTTGTGCATTTATAAATGTTCGACATTGACGAGAGGGCGGGCGAGGCGAAGGGCTTGCGGCCGCGCCCGCGGCGAAATCTCGGAGACCGCCGCCGGCGCGAGGCTGCCGCCCGACATAGTTTTCAACTGGGAGGTAAAAATGAAACTGTCCAAACTTCTGACGACCGCAGGCATCATATCGATGGTGGCCGCTCTCAGCGCGACCGCCCAGAGTCAGCAGGACCTGATTAAGCCGATCGGCAAGGAGCTGACGGTCGTCTTCATACCCAAGGTCATCCATCCCTGGTACGAGGTCGTAGCAGAAGGCAGCAAGTTTGCCGCCGAGGAACTGGCAAAATCGGGCATTAAGGTCAACGTCATCTGGGACCAGCCGCCCCAGGCCGACGTCGCCGACCAGAACCAGCGCATCGAGACTAATATCGGTCGCAAGCCGGACGGGCTCGCCGTCGCCTGCCTCGACCGCGCCACCAACGTGCAGCTTCTCACTGAGGCGCGCGAGGCTGGCATCAACGTCATCACGTTCAACTCGTTCTGCGACGAGAAATTCCCCTTCGTCGGCCCGAAAAGCAGCTATCAGGACGGCCACGACCTCGGCGAGTTCCTGGCCACGCACCTGAACGGCAAAGGCAAGGTTGGCATCCTCTCTGGCAGCCTCACGGCCTCCGACCACGTCGAGCGCATCCAGGGTTTCAAGAAGGCGCTGGAAAGCTATCCGGACATTACCATCGCGTTCGAGCAGCCAGACAACGACGTCCTGGAGGAAGCCGTCACGCTCACGGAGAACGCGCTGCAGGCGAATCCCGACATCGCCGGTATCTTCGGCTCCAATGCCTCCAACCCGATTGGCGCTGCGCGGGCGGTCAAGAACGCGGGACTCGTCGGCAAGGTGGCGATCGTCGGCATGGACGATCTGCCTGAGGCGGTCGATTCGGTCTGCGACGGCACGATTACGGCGCTAAAGGCGCAGCGCCAATGGGACATGGGCTACTGGGCGGTGAAGTACCTCGTCGCCATGAATGAGAACCATACGACACCCTTTTTCCACGACACCGGTTCGCGTTTCATCACCAAGGAAGACTGCAAATAACCCTTAACAGGGCGGGGCGCGTAACGACGTGCCCCGTTCCGGAGACGCCGGCCATGACGCAATACATCTTCGAAGCCCGTGATATCGCCAAGTCCTACGGCGTTGTTCATGCCCTCAAGGGTGTCTCGATTGGCATTCACGCAGGCGAGGTCCACGCGATCATCGGCGAGAACGGAGCGGGCAAGAGCACCCTCATGAGCATCTTCTGCGGCAGGATAAGGCCAACCTCCGGGACGCTCTACCGCACCGGCGAACAAGTCTCCTTCGCCCGCCCGCTCGACGCCCAGAAGGCCGGTATCGGCATAGCCCCGCAGGAAATCAACCTCGTGCAGGAGCTCACTGTCGCGGAGAACATCATGCTCGGCGCCTACGAGACTGCGGGGATCGCGATCGACTGGCGGAAGACGCGGCAGAAGGCGCTTCGCCACCTCCTCGAGATTGATGACTCAATCGACCCGCGCAGCAAGGCCTGCCGGCTGAGCAAGGCGCAGCAGCAGCTCGTGCAGCTCGCCCGCGCCGCCGCGAGACGGGCGCGCATTCTCATCCTCGACGAGCCGACGGCGGCCCTCACCTCGCACGAGACGGAAAAGCTCTTCAGCTACGTACGGCGCTTCCGCGCTGAGGGCGGCGCGGTCTTCTACATTTCCCACCGCCTCGGAGAGATCCTCGAACTTGCCGACCGCATCACGGTGCTGCGCGACGGCGCCTATGTCATCGAGCTCGATCCGAAGACCACCACCAAGGACGAAATGGTGCGCCAAATGGCGGGACGCGTCGTCGGGCGCGGCAATCCCGCCCCGCATATTGGCCTCGAGAAGCGCGACGTTGTGCTAAAGGTCGACAATCTCACCCGCCATGGCGAGTTCGAGAACGTCAGCTTCGAACTCCACCGCGGCGAGATCCTCGGCGTTTCCGGCCTCATCGGCGCGGGGCGCACGGAGGTCGCCAAGTGCATCTTCGGCCTCACCCAGGCCGACATCGGCACCGTCGAGCTGTTCGGCGAGCGCCTCGACGCGCGCAGGAGCCCGCTCGACTGCATCGCCAGGGGCCTCGTCTACCTGCCGGAGGAGCGCAAGCAGGAAGGCATTTTCCCGCTGCTCAGCATCGCGGAAAACATGACCCTGCCCTCACTTGACCGCTTCAGCGGTCTGCTGCGCATGCGTAACGCTGACATGTTGCGCGAGGTCGACGGCTTCGTCGAGCGCCTACGCATCAAGCTCGGCGCGCCCGCCGACCCGATCACCAGCCTAAGCGGCGGCAACCAGCAGAAGGTGATCATCGGCCGCTGGCTGATGCGCAACGCCGGCGTCCTCATCATGGACGAACCCACACGCGGCATCGACGTCGCCGCGAAATTCGAGATCCAGAACGAGCTGCGTCGCTTCACCGACCGGGAAGGGCTGTCGATCGTCTTCATCTCCTCGGAACTGGACGAAGTACTCGACGTTTCGGATCGCATCGTCGTGATGCACGAAGGCAAGGTGAAGGGAATCCCCACCGCCTCCGCGGCCACGCAGGAATCGCTTCTACAGCTTGCCATGAGCTAGGCATCGGAAGGGCCAAGATATGACACACGACATCACCGTTTCCTCTGCCCAGGTTCAGCCCAAGCGCGCCGGCCTCCTCACGCGGTTCTGGCAATGGGAGGCGAGCGGCATCCTAGTCGCACTGATCGCCTTGATGGTCGTCCTCTCGCTGGCGACCGACAACTTTCTTTCGACCTATAACATGTCGGTCGTCGCACGGCAGGCGGCCTTCGTCGGTCTGGTCGCGCTCGGCCAGACGCTCGTGCTGCTCGTCGGCGGCATCGACCTTTCGGTGGGCGCGACGGCGGGCCTTTCGGCAATCGTGGGCTCGCTGCTGCTGACCGTGTTCGGCGTGCATGCCTACATGGTCATTCCGCTGACCATGACCTTCGGCCTCTGCCTCGGCTTCATCAACGGATTCTTCGTGGCGGGGCTGCGCCTCAACCCCTTCATCGTCACGCTCGCCACCTGGGAAATCTTCGCGGGCCTCACCATGGTCATCACTAAGGGCTATCCGATCCGGCCGCTCGGAGAGAACTTTGGCGTCTTCGGCAAGGGCGAGATCCTGTCCGTGCCGATCCCGGTCCTCATCTTCCTCCTTTCCGGCGGCGGTTTGATCTGGCTTTTGACGCAGACGCGCTTCGGCCGCAACATCTTCGCCGCAGGCGGCAATCGCGATGCGGCCGTCCTCGTCGGGATCCGCGTCAAGTTCGTGGAATTCGTCGTCTTCGGCCTTGCCGGCATGTTCGCCGCGCTCGCCGGCATCCTGTTCGCGAGCCGCATGGACGCGGGCCAGCCCTCGGTCGGTGAGGGGTGGCTGATGGGCGCGATCACCGCGGCGATCCTCGGTGGAACCAGCCTGCGCGGCGGCCAGGGCTCGATCGTCGGCACGATGCTCGGCGCAATGCTGCTCACCGTACTCGCCAACGGCACCGTTCTGCTCAACGTATCCGGCTTCTGGCAGCGCGTGATTGTCGGCGGCGTCGTGCTAATCGCCGTACTGGTCGATCTCTTCCGCCGCCGCAACTGAGCGCGATCACACTTGCAGCAATCGCCGGTTCCGTCCTTTATACGCAGCCTAGATCAAACTGACGAGAGAGTGCGAGAGTGTCTGACTTGAACGAGGATCTGCGGACCCGAGCCGCCTGGCTATACTACAAGGAGGGCCTGACACAGGATCAGGTCGCCCAGGAGCTCGGCATGACGCGCACGCGCGTGCTGCGCATGCTGTCCGCCGCGCGTCTTGACGGCACGGTGCAGATCCGCGTCCTCTCCAAGCACAGCCATTGCGTCAAGCTGGAGCGGGAGCTGGAGCGCAAGTTCAAGGTCGAGCGCGCCATCATCGTGCCG contains the following coding sequences:
- a CDS encoding carbohydrate ABC transporter permease — translated: MAHSTQTLEKGAAKAAPAAAVYSVRRPRSATAKKMFPYLLVGPAVLYLLAITLYPGLFAMYQSLFVVKFVNWSWAGLGNYTRIIQDREFWAALGNTAIIGGLSLSLQTIIAMTVAFFCYRDPFVRGWRIVFLMPMLFMPSAVAFIWKLAFNDGRVISDLLMSVGLASNNVDWLSSVWLARLTLIVADVWQWTPFLFIIFVGALQGQDEEIEEAARLDGASWSSIFWNISLPMMRPIIVVAVTLRGIDITTMFTNVYIMTQGTPGGATETMSYFIYRQGFRMFNFGYASAASVLMLLITIVIAQTIVKRAFKSGKS
- a CDS encoding carbohydrate ABC transporter permease: MASIRKSGGDNLLVRYIILVSWALVCVVPILWFLTIGFRPRTEIIVPEPIYWPTWSLDAWRLLVSDWPIALYLRNSILAVAGSVVIDLVLAIPAAFALARYEFKGREDIGFYILSTRMMAPAIVAVPIFFLFKNIGLLDSVWALMLIYAAINLSLVTWIIRSYMLDIPKELEDAARTDGAGDLTILWEIMIPACLPGIITAAVIAAIFAINEFLFTLLIASTSKAYTMSVALANFTGGSDGVIYNAIALVSFIAFAPILILVILIQKHLSRGLTMGAVKG
- a CDS encoding ABC transporter ATP-binding protein — its product is MASILLKNVVKSFGSFVGVQDMNLDVVDEEFLVLLGPSGCGKTTTMRMIAGLEHPTEGEIHIGGELMNEIDARDRDVAMVFQGYALYPNMSIYENIRFPLRMRQVPKAKHDDLIRRAAEMVELGPFLDRKPGALSGGQRQRAALARAIVRHPQVFLMDEPLSNLDAKLRASMRVQIKHMQRELRVTTVYVTHDQIEAMTLADRIVIMNKGVIQQIGAPDDIYSNPANTFVAGFIGSPPMNLIPGTAQNGTFSAAGVRVPCPASLSGNITLGVRPEDCQVGGDNLQGQVYGVEPTGDITYLTVRTGNKNIEIKTGREFRAPIDSAIAVGFDTSRLYFFGEDGNRVGVN
- a CDS encoding carbohydrate kinase family protein → MSTTFDLSCVGFYTFDALCRPVANIPRGGQTYFVEDYTLAVSGAAGSAAIVAAKYGLRVQAVGGVGYDDMGDWVRMKLSSYGVDIRMMQRCEGFSTSSSIVTTRPDGTRPALHKRGATDAFYVSDSDIDGLLDTKILHIGGVGLMNRMDDTGRTAELMSEARRRGVITTLDVFASTPEDLPKVEALLPHTDYFLPSEEEAKALSGLRENRDLARFLLSRGAGCVILTLGADGAYYVDQTGLEFHSPAFQVEVKCTCGCGDCFNGGFATGLVKGLSPYFAVELGQASSALNATGLGSQAGVASYEATRRFIESTPRRGGAMLAEAGVAKAMQ
- a CDS encoding glycerol-3-phosphate dehydrogenase/oxidase, which translates into the protein MAGRLGALKAHYPIVIIGGGINGCGLFRDLSAQGVDCLLVDKGDFCSGASAAPSRLIHGGIKYLETGEVRLVRQSAMERNLLLKNAPHYVKPLETVLPVRSWFGGIVPSVKRFFGLKAKLNDRGAVITEIGLLLYDLFGRHFRTMPNHRMRLKRAIRVAMPELTKDIVAAGIYYEGRITHAERLGLELLIDGMGDSPQAVALNHVAASGDGRGGVVLADALTGERATVTADVVVNAGGAWIDAVNRALGIETRHMGGNKGSHLIVRNERLHRALSGRMVYFGTADGRVNLLYPFMGNVLIGSTDIPVDDPDSSVCDAEERRYLSSVTRAVFPNIEIRPEEIIMAYCGVRPLPRSEGLDPGAVSRDHTIVRDVMPDGRTPLISLIGGKWTTYRGFSEEAADLVLGLLGRRRRASTREMPIGGGRDYPGDADAARGFVDALSQSTRSREAAADLLRRYGTRARLVAEAVGANGDRPLRSLPAYGRVELAWICRNECVGRLTDLLFRRTDIALSGRLSVAVITEAAEIAAEILGWDVTRQQYEIDATLQTCHARSMSTV
- a CDS encoding zinc-dependent dehydrogenase, coding for MKAGLLRAPNDLSFEIVPDPVLAAGDLLIRVRAATVCGTDIRIFRGRKTAGIRYPSIIGHEFAGEIVDTGGNGGFSCGAAVAVCPAIPCGYCDYCKRGYENICQNLTAIGYELDGAFAEYIRIPARAIQARNVFHIPENVSWETAALVEPLSCVLNGQEKIGIDVGDTVVVLGSGPIGLLHIKLARLSGAHRIIVSEPSASRREAAISAGADIAIDPVNEDLRAIVHASTNGLGADKLIVAIGVAKLVNDALSLVRHRGSVSLFAGFSSAEMATMDVNLIHYNELLVTGSFGLNRLQFEKSLDMIASGRVEVDSMLTHRFELKDIGIALQTAEGGSAVKVAVINA
- a CDS encoding substrate-binding domain-containing protein, with translation MKLSKLLTTAGIISMVAALSATAQSQQDLIKPIGKELTVVFIPKVIHPWYEVVAEGSKFAAEELAKSGIKVNVIWDQPPQADVADQNQRIETNIGRKPDGLAVACLDRATNVQLLTEAREAGINVITFNSFCDEKFPFVGPKSSYQDGHDLGEFLATHLNGKGKVGILSGSLTASDHVERIQGFKKALESYPDITIAFEQPDNDVLEEAVTLTENALQANPDIAGIFGSNASNPIGAARAVKNAGLVGKVAIVGMDDLPEAVDSVCDGTITALKAQRQWDMGYWAVKYLVAMNENHTTPFFHDTGSRFITKEDCK
- a CDS encoding sugar ABC transporter ATP-binding protein; translated protein: MTQYIFEARDIAKSYGVVHALKGVSIGIHAGEVHAIIGENGAGKSTLMSIFCGRIRPTSGTLYRTGEQVSFARPLDAQKAGIGIAPQEINLVQELTVAENIMLGAYETAGIAIDWRKTRQKALRHLLEIDDSIDPRSKACRLSKAQQQLVQLARAAARRARILILDEPTAALTSHETEKLFSYVRRFRAEGGAVFYISHRLGEILELADRITVLRDGAYVIELDPKTTTKDEMVRQMAGRVVGRGNPAPHIGLEKRDVVLKVDNLTRHGEFENVSFELHRGEILGVSGLIGAGRTEVAKCIFGLTQADIGTVELFGERLDARRSPLDCIARGLVYLPEERKQEGIFPLLSIAENMTLPSLDRFSGLLRMRNADMLREVDGFVERLRIKLGAPADPITSLSGGNQQKVIIGRWLMRNAGVLIMDEPTRGIDVAAKFEIQNELRRFTDREGLSIVFISSELDEVLDVSDRIVVMHEGKVKGIPTASAATQESLLQLAMS